The DNA segment CTAATTTGAATCTTATCTATGTTTCGTTACAGCAAGTGAAGCGGATGAGCATGATGAGGTATTTTATAACGCAGAATAACTACAATAGGTTACATTCCAGCAATATTGCGGAATGCGTTCGCTGCATTCTGATCGTTATATTGGCTAGTTAACCAGCTATGCATAGCACTGGCTGACATCAATCCGGTCTGGCGTTTCCACAGCGGTTTTTTGCGCTGATCATTGCCTTCCAATGGTTCATAACAGATCCAGTTGTTTTGTTGCTGGCCAAGATGTTTGGAAACGCTAATGGTGTTTGAAATATTAATAAACATAAAAATCCTTGGATAAATATAGGTGCCCATTACAGGCTGTTTTGATAAATGGAGCCAATAAATGCACATCAAGTGCGAATGCAAAATGCAGAGATAACATCCATCAAAATGGAATGCAGTGCCGGAACAACGAGACTTTCTATGTGAGATTTAGAAGAGACGGTGTAGCGAGGAACTTGGTTATTACTTAATCATTGAGCAGTTTTTATGCTATAGCGTTACGAGCAACTTAGCAAGCTTATTTATAATAACCAAAATACCAGTTTAAGTTTTTCGATTATCTTGAGCCGGTGCTAAGTGAGAATATAAATTGGGGTAAAATAAAAAGCCCTGATAAATCAGGGCTTTAAATATTAAGTTTGGTGGAGCTGGCGGGATTTGAACCCGCGTCCGAAAAACCTACATCCTCAGTACTACATGCTTAGTCGTATCTTTACATTCGCCACCCAGCTGCGGACCGACACGCCACTGAATAACTAGTCTGATTAGTTTTAACGCTTCCACCCCAGACAAGGCTTCCACGCGATCCTATGAAAGATGACCTTCCAATCCCCTAGGACATAGGCAAGCTAGGGTAGAAGGGCTCCGAGCAGGTTATTAAGCTGCTAAAGCGTAGGTTTCGTCGTTTGCGACTATTTTTTGCGGTTTATTAACGAGGCCTACCGCACCTCGGCATGCACCTTGGGTTTCGAGTGTCCCGTCGAATCCAGAATCAGCCCCAATGTGTTGTTATCACTATACCTTAGAAACCAATGCTATCCAAGGTTATCTGCCTTTGTTTTTCATCATGCGTTCTTTATCACGCTGCCATTCACGTTCTTTCAGGTCTTCACGTTTATCGTGTTCTTTCTTACCTTTAGCGAGACCAATCTCCACTTTGACCCATGCATGAGACCAGTACATTGCCAGCGGGATCAAGGTGTAACTCTGACGTTCGACGAGGCCAATCAAACGTTCTAATTCATTTTTTTTCAGTAATAATTTACGAATGCGGGTCGGGTCACAAATCACATGGGTGGATGCAACATTGAGTGGAGTAATGGTTGCACCAAACAGGAATGCCTCACCGTTTTGGAGTAATACATAGCTGTCAGCTATATTGGCTTTGCCTGCGCGCAGTGATTTGACTTCCCAGCCTTGTAGCGCCAGACCAGCCTCATATTTATCTTCAATGAAATATTCATGGCGGGCTTTTTTGTTCAGCGCGATAGTACTGTCACCGCCTTTTTTCGTTTTATCTTTACTCATGTCGCTGAAACCTTTTATAAACTTAAGCGTTCTATTATACGTGTGGAATGAACGCTGTAAAACCAAACGCCACTCAGGTTTAGCGATTAGTCACAGCCCCATGCTAGAATTGGGTCAGCAAGAGGAGTGATTATGGCGCGTGTAAACCGTAGTGCATTGGTGATGTATAGCGCAGAGCAAATGTTTAAGCTGGTCAATGATGTGGAAGCTTATCCGAAATTTTTACCGGGCTGTGTTGAAGGCAAGGTTCTGGAGCATTCGTCACAACAGATGGTGGCTGTTGTTGGTGTCTCAAAAGCCGGCATTCACAAGACATTTACTACCTGCAATACTTTGACACCTTACAATACTATCGATATGGAATTAGTGAAGGGCCCGTTTAAGATGTTGCGTGGCATCTGGCGGTTTGTGTCGCTGGATGAGCAAGCCTGCAAAATAGAATTAGATCTGGAGTTTGAATTTATTTCCCCGTTGATTGAACTGGCCTTTGGCAAAATATTCCGAGAGCTGACGGGAGCCATGGTGCAGGCGTTTACACAACGGGCGAAGGAGGTTTATGGTGTCTGAGCAGATCCAGATAGAAGTCGTGTATGCGTTACCGATGAACCAGACTGCGCTTACATTAAAAGTAAGTGTTGGTACTAGTGTTGAAGAGGCTATTCGTGAGTCAGGCATTCTGGCTCGGCATCCGGAAATTAATCTGGAAACGAATAAAGTCGGGTTATTTGGTCACACTGTGGCATTAAACACTCGGCTGGAACGTGCAACCCGGATTGAGATATATCGTCCACTGATTGCTGATCCGAAAGAGATCCGTCGGCAACGGGCTGAAAAAGCGAAATTACAGTCGGTGAAATAATTTAGCCG comes from the uncultured Tolumonas sp. genome and includes:
- the smpB gene encoding SsrA-binding protein SmpB, translated to MSKDKTKKGGDSTIALNKKARHEYFIEDKYEAGLALQGWEVKSLRAGKANIADSYVLLQNGEAFLFGATITPLNVASTHVICDPTRIRKLLLKKNELERLIGLVERQSYTLIPLAMYWSHAWVKVEIGLAKGKKEHDKREDLKEREWQRDKERMMKNKGR
- a CDS encoding SRPBCC family protein; this encodes MARVNRSALVMYSAEQMFKLVNDVEAYPKFLPGCVEGKVLEHSSQQMVAVVGVSKAGIHKTFTTCNTLTPYNTIDMELVKGPFKMLRGIWRFVSLDEQACKIELDLEFEFISPLIELAFGKIFRELTGAMVQAFTQRAKEVYGV
- a CDS encoding RnfH family protein, whose product is MVSEQIQIEVVYALPMNQTALTLKVSVGTSVEEAIRESGILARHPEINLETNKVGLFGHTVALNTRLERATRIEIYRPLIADPKEIRRQRAEKAKLQSVK